A window of the Hypomesus transpacificus isolate Combined female chromosome 22, fHypTra1, whole genome shotgun sequence genome harbors these coding sequences:
- the LOC124484688 gene encoding alpha-(1,3)-fucosyltransferase 7, protein MELHLTEKAVCVEKRSFFHKKKRLVLIFLLFLLLFLSHLISKLGWWQVKPLYINQDTSGNGSNFIILVWYWPFGVRDTLEGDVCMDHYHIPGCHLMDQRSLYHQANAVIFHHRELQQRLQVLPLDLLRPPHQKWTWLSLESPENSGDLSHYGNVFNWTMTYRRDADIPIPYGELIRKQAMKSSFDSIEDFITPNKSTLVCWVVSNFNDHHKRSQVYKALIKTIPVEVYGKWNNRPLANEKLLPTMSHCYFYLSFENSLSKDYITEKLWHNAYMSGAVPVVLGASLEDYKAVAPPNSFIHIDNFTSVEELGIYLRNLSQNQQEYASYQAWRRDYKVKRLASWVERFCRICLYHHNLSAQTVYPDLEAWVRG, encoded by the exons ATGGAATTACACTTAACGG AAAAAGCTGTCTGCGTGGAGAAACGTTCATTTTTTCACAAGAAGAAGCGTTTGGTGTTGATCTTCCTGCTCTTTCTTTTGCTCTTTCTGAGTCACCTGATCAGCAAGCTTGGTTGGTGGCAAGTAAAACCCCTTTACATCAACCAAGACACCAGCGGTAATGGAAGCAACTTTATCATCCTTGTGTGGTACTGGCCGTTCGGTGTCAGAGACACCCTGGAGGGGGACGTGTGCATGGACCATTACCACATTCCAGGCTGCCATCTGATGGATCAGAGGAGCCTGTACCACCAGGCGAACGCTGTGATCTTCCACCACCGAGAACTGCAGCAGAGGCTCCAGGTCCTCCCCCTTGACTTGCTCCGCCCCCCACACCAGAAGTGGACCTGGCTCTCCCTGGAGTCCCCAGAGAATAGTGGGGACCTGAGTCACTACGGCAATGTGTTCAACTGGACCATGACGTACCGCCGTGACGCCGACATCCCTATACCCTATGGGGAGCTCATTAGGAAACAGGCTATGAAGTCTAGTTTTGACAGCATAGAGGACTTCATTACACCGAATAAATCTACATTGGTCTGCTGGGTGGTCAGTAACTTCAATGACCACCATAAGAGAAGCCAAGTATACAAAGCCCTGATAAAGACCATTCCAGTAGAAGTGTACGGGAAATGGAACAATAGGCCACTAGCCAATGAAAAACTCCTGCCCACCATGTCACACTGTTACTTCTATCTCTCCTTCGAGAACTCTCTCTCCAAGGACTACATTACAGAGAAGCTCTGGCACAATGCCTATATGTCAGGGGCGGTGCCTGTGGTGTTAGGTGCATCATTGGAGGATTACAAGGCAGTGGCCCCACCCAACTCCTTCATCCATATTGATAATTTTACATCAGTGGAAGAGTTAGGGATTTACCTTCGAAATTTGTCTCAAAACCAACAGGAATACGCAAGTTATCAGGCTTGGAGACGGGACTATAAGGTGAAACGTTTAGCAAGTTGGGTCGAAAGGTTCTGTAGGATCTGTTTATACCATCACAATCTGTCTGCACAGACAGTTTACCCAGATCTTGAAGCTTGGGTAAGAGGGTAA
- the pou5f3 gene encoding POU domain, class 5, transcription factor 1, with amino-acid sequence MSDRSQTSNSECNSRPYDFSRATMYSQALAQEGLGGSSLQIPHGVLQDPALIFNKAAYNGITQAAAQSFFPFPPVGGDYRASDSQAGDFGQPKHWYPFAASEYTGQIPGVAAVTQPTNHSPPIAETREQIKMPEIKTEKEVNDEYSTDIKIQQYQTPPTSAMTHGMYYSAPWNPSFWPGFTHMTAASTSSQNATTSSASSPSLSPSPPSNGLPVNAFFSGSASQTVPATPTQNSNSTRSSGSSSGGCSDSEEEENLSTEELELFAKELKHKRITLGFTQADVGLALGNLYGKMFSQTTICRFEALQLSFKNMCKLKPLLQRWLNEAETSDNPQDMYKIERVFVDTRKRKRRTSLEGTVRSALESYFIKCPKPNTQEITHISDDLGLERDVVRVWFCNRRQKGKRLALPFDEECEGQYYEQSPPPPPHMVPSPMPGQGYHPNPHHGAPALYMAPLHRPDVFKQALHPGLVGHLTS; translated from the exons ATGTCTGACCGATCCCAGACCTCCAACTCTGAGTGCAACAGCAGACCTTACGACTTCAGCCGGGCTACTATGTACTCACAGGCCTTGGCTCAAGAAGGATTGGGCGGCTCGTCGCTCCAGATACCACACGGTGTGCTGCAAGACCCGGCTCTCATCTTCAACAAAGCGGCATATAACGGAATTACCCAGGCCGCCGCTCAAAGTTTTTTCCCGTTCCCTCCCGTCGGTGGTGACTACAGGGCCTCCGACTCTCAGGCTGGGGACTTTGGACAACCCAAACACTGGTATCCCTTCGCTGCTTCCGAGTACACAGGGCAAATACCAGGGGTAGCTGCGGTCACACAACCAACCAACCACAGTCCACCTATTGCCGAAACCAGGGAGCAGATCAAGATGCCCGAGATAAAGACAGAAAAGGAGGTGAATGACGAGTATTCGACCGATATAAAGATTCAACAGTATCAAACCCCACCGACTTCCGCCATGACTCACGGGATGTATTATTCGGCACCATGGAACCCGTCTTTCTGGCCTGGTTTTACTCATATGACGGCCGCCAGCACCAGTAGTCAAAATGCCACCACATCATCTGCTTCGTCCCCATCACTTTCGCCATCTCCCCCAAGCAATGGACTGCCCGTGAACGCGTTCTTCAGCGGGAGTGCAAGCCAGACAGTCCCGGCAACACCGACTCAGAACTCCAACTCAACTCGTAGCAGCGGTTCTTCCAGCGGCGGCTGCAGCGACTCAGAAGAAGAG GAAAACCTCTCCACTGAAGAGTTGGAGCTGTTTGCCAAGGAATTGAAACACAAGCGTATAACATTAGGGTTCACACAAGCAGATGTGGGCTTGGCCCTGGGAAATCTTTATG GCAAGATGTTCAGCCAGACAACCATTTGTCGTTTTGAAGCCCTCCAGCTCAGCTTCAAGAACATGTGTAAACTGAAGCCCCTGCTCCAGAGGTGGCTCAACGAGGCTGAGACCTCCGACAACCCACAAGAT ATGTACAAGATCGAGCGGGTGTTTGTAGACACccggaagagaaagaggaggaccaGCCTGGAGGGGACTGTGCGCTCTGCACTGGAGTCCTACTTCATCAAGTGTCCAAAACCCAACACCCAGGAGATCACGCACATATCCGACGACCTGGGTCTAGAGAGAGAC GTGGTGCGCGTGTGGTTCTGCAACCGCCGCCAAAAGGGGAAGAGGCTGGCTCTTCCCTTCGACGAGGAGTGCGAAGGACAGTATTACGAGCAGAGCCCTCCCCCGCCACCGCACATGGTGCCCTCTCCTATGCCCGGCCAGGGATACCATCCCAACCCCCATCACGGAGCCCCTGCCCTCTACATGGCCCCTCTTCACCGACCCGACGTCTTCAAGCAGGCCCTGCACCCTGGGTTGGTGGGCCACCTGACCAGCTAA